The Streptomyces cynarae genome contains a region encoding:
- a CDS encoding transcriptional regulator, which yields MANALQQIIRDRLDSERWSYGDVARRGGIPRSTVHHLATTDHMARMPQPSTLEGLAQGLALPLDTIRRAAAEACGIHLYAPAAEPAQASEASRDPEVDVLIASVQRLSAEDRRHVAALVESLLGRSSDAP from the coding sequence GTGGCCAACGCACTGCAGCAGATCATCCGCGACCGGCTGGACAGTGAGCGCTGGTCGTACGGCGACGTCGCCCGCCGCGGAGGCATCCCCCGCTCGACGGTGCACCACCTCGCCACGACGGACCACATGGCCCGGATGCCGCAGCCGTCCACCCTCGAGGGGCTGGCCCAGGGCCTGGCTCTGCCGTTGGACACCATCCGCCGGGCAGCCGCCGAGGCCTGCGGCATCCACCTCTACGCCCCTGCCGCCGAACCGGCGCAGGCGTCCGAGGCCTCCCGTGACCCCGAAGTGGACGTGCTCATCGCAAGCGTGCAGCGTCTGTCGGCCGAGGACCGCCGCCATGTCGCGGCCCTCGTCGAGTCACTGCTCGGCCGGTCCTCGGACGCGCCCTGA
- a CDS encoding MarR family winged helix-turn-helix transcriptional regulator, which translates to MDHRDPRLQLVHLLRGITVELDLLGAEFAARNSLHPTDLRALIHLLDFDRTGTDATPGRLGAQLGLNSSAVTAVVDRLERRGLVDRGHDPRDRRRVLLAVTDQATDLGWSFFGPLISRLVAAEGEFDENELDAVRRFLQTTQSVLVTARQEK; encoded by the coding sequence GTGGACCACCGCGACCCGCGTCTGCAACTGGTGCACCTGCTGCGCGGCATCACCGTCGAACTCGACCTGCTCGGCGCCGAATTCGCCGCGCGGAACAGCTTGCACCCCACTGACCTGCGCGCACTGATCCACCTGCTCGACTTCGACCGGACGGGGACCGACGCCACGCCCGGTCGGCTGGGTGCGCAGCTGGGGCTGAATTCCTCGGCCGTCACGGCCGTCGTCGACCGGCTGGAGCGGCGGGGCCTCGTCGACCGCGGACACGACCCGCGCGACCGGCGCCGGGTCCTCCTCGCCGTCACCGACCAGGCGACCGACCTCGGCTGGTCCTTCTTCGGTCCGCTGATCAGCAGGCTGGTCGCGGCGGAAGGGGAGTTCGACGAGAACGAACTGGACGCCGTCCGCCGCTTCCTGCAGACGACGCAGTCCGTCCTGGTGACGGCGCGTCAGGAGAAGTAG
- a CDS encoding alpha/beta fold hydrolase, with product MSAAARFRSSEAEERFLSAYDAVLGSWPVQVESVDVPTTYGTTRVNSCGPHDAPALVLLPGGGATSTVWLADVERLSARYRVHAVDTIGQAGRSIADGRVARDTGDLTAWLDEVLGELGIERAAFCGHSYGAWLSLTYALHAPQRVSGAVLLDPTRCFGGYRAQYLLRAAPLFLKPGERAARGFLEWETGGATVDEGWLEVTVRGTAGYVPKIVDPRPPGPELLRRSVVPLLVVLAARSRAHDTRTIRERVRERAPHARIHVLPTATHHTLPLAHAQEIDPLVLDFLA from the coding sequence ATGTCCGCTGCGGCGCGTTTCCGCAGTTCGGAAGCCGAGGAGCGCTTTCTGTCGGCGTACGACGCCGTGCTGGGGAGCTGGCCGGTGCAGGTCGAGTCCGTCGACGTACCCACCACGTACGGGACGACGCGCGTGAACTCCTGCGGCCCGCACGACGCACCGGCGCTGGTCCTGCTGCCCGGCGGAGGCGCCACGTCGACGGTCTGGCTCGCCGATGTCGAGAGGCTCAGCGCGCGGTACCGGGTCCACGCGGTGGACACCATCGGCCAGGCCGGACGGAGCATCGCGGACGGCCGCGTGGCGCGCGACACCGGCGATCTGACGGCATGGCTGGACGAGGTGCTGGGTGAGCTGGGGATCGAGCGGGCGGCGTTCTGCGGGCACTCGTACGGGGCCTGGCTGTCCCTCACCTACGCCCTGCACGCGCCGCAGCGGGTGAGCGGGGCCGTGCTGCTGGATCCCACGCGCTGCTTCGGCGGATACCGGGCGCAGTACCTGCTGCGGGCCGCGCCGCTGTTCCTGAAGCCCGGCGAGCGGGCGGCGCGCGGGTTCCTGGAGTGGGAGACGGGTGGGGCGACGGTGGACGAGGGGTGGCTGGAAGTGACCGTTCGCGGCACGGCCGGATACGTCCCCAAGATCGTCGATCCTCGCCCGCCCGGCCCGGAACTCCTGCGCCGCTCCGTAGTTCCCCTGCTGGTCGTGCTGGCAGCCCGCAGCCGCGCGCACGACACCCGCACGATCCGTGAGCGCGTACGGGAACGAGCGCCGCACGCGCGGATCCATGTGCTGCCCACAGCGACCCATCACACGCTGCCTCTCGCCCATGCGCAGGAGATCGACCCACTGGTCCTCGACTTCCTCGCCTGA
- a CDS encoding phospholipid carrier-dependent glycosyltransferase — protein sequence MAFAMATTAVRQTPTIDEPVYVGTAVVYLREHSLRFNPEHPPLGKLIIATGTVFAHPRLEPGFRGDQGELGRRLLYASGNDPWRVMFWARLPVMVMTLLFGLVVFGFARELTGSVGALVALALYAFSPDLITNGSLATLDVPAAGFVVTAAWMVWRARGRPLPYLPLAGVATGAAVATKMSTLPAVPVLLVLAGWSYWQAQGACVARPRRAARAGAAAVGVALVLVAVVWAVYLVVDPRLRWTTPPDTPAVHGPGALLVHALPFPEPYRDGMRIQFGFESAQWRGYLFGRLYTGNRWYYLPAALLVKTPLGMLALWLGGAVTMAVVPRLRPAVPYVLLVPGVLLAAAMQGSRDLGVRYAIFVPVFLAVAAACVLAQRQQWVYAVTAALVTFVAVSSVRTYPYYLPYSNEAFGGPKKTYLRLHDSNVDWGQDLGRLADRLRERYPDEKSVWLVYKGSGVPSWYGVHGRDPLRVPPNRVHGLLVVSDTSIAKADARLKQLIRGSRAIDDVGHSITIFRRP from the coding sequence ATGGCGTTCGCCATGGCCACCACCGCGGTGCGGCAGACCCCCACCATCGACGAGCCCGTGTATGTCGGCACGGCCGTCGTGTACCTGCGGGAGCACAGTCTGCGCTTCAACCCGGAGCACCCCCCGCTCGGCAAACTGATCATCGCGACCGGCACGGTCTTCGCACACCCGCGCCTCGAGCCCGGTTTCCGGGGCGATCAAGGAGAGTTGGGGCGGCGGCTGCTGTACGCCTCGGGCAACGACCCGTGGCGGGTGATGTTCTGGGCCCGACTGCCGGTGATGGTGATGACGCTGCTGTTCGGGCTGGTGGTGTTCGGTTTCGCCCGCGAACTGACCGGCTCCGTCGGCGCTTTGGTGGCGCTGGCCCTGTACGCGTTCTCGCCCGACCTGATCACGAACGGCTCCCTGGCCACCCTGGACGTGCCCGCGGCGGGCTTCGTGGTGACGGCGGCCTGGATGGTGTGGCGGGCGCGGGGGCGGCCGCTGCCGTATCTGCCGCTCGCCGGGGTGGCGACCGGGGCGGCCGTGGCCACGAAGATGAGCACGCTGCCCGCGGTGCCGGTGCTGCTGGTGCTGGCCGGTTGGTCGTACTGGCAGGCACAGGGCGCCTGCGTGGCACGTCCGCGGCGTGCGGCGCGTGCCGGGGCGGCGGCCGTCGGGGTCGCGCTGGTCCTCGTCGCCGTCGTGTGGGCCGTCTATCTCGTCGTCGACCCCCGGCTGCGGTGGACGACACCCCCGGACACGCCCGCCGTGCACGGTCCGGGCGCCCTGCTCGTCCACGCGTTGCCGTTCCCGGAGCCGTACCGCGACGGGATGAGGATCCAGTTCGGGTTCGAGAGCGCGCAGTGGCGCGGCTACCTGTTCGGCCGGCTCTACACCGGCAACCGGTGGTACTACCTGCCGGCCGCGCTGCTGGTGAAGACGCCGCTCGGCATGCTGGCCCTGTGGCTCGGCGGGGCGGTGACCATGGCGGTGGTGCCCCGGCTGCGCCCGGCCGTCCCGTATGTGCTGCTGGTGCCGGGTGTGCTGCTGGCCGCGGCGATGCAGGGCTCACGCGACCTCGGGGTGCGTTACGCGATCTTCGTTCCGGTGTTCCTGGCCGTCGCGGCGGCCTGCGTGCTCGCGCAGCGGCAGCAGTGGGTGTACGCGGTGACGGCGGCCCTGGTCACGTTCGTGGCGGTCAGCTCGGTGCGGACGTACCCGTACTATCTGCCGTACTCCAACGAGGCGTTCGGCGGGCCGAAGAAGACGTATCTCAGGCTGCACGACTCGAACGTCGACTGGGGCCAGGACCTCGGACGGCTGGCGGACCGGCTGCGCGAGCGGTACCCGGACGAGAAGAGCGTCTGGCTCGTCTACAAGGGCAGTGGTGTGCCGTCCTGGTACGGCGTCCACGGGCGCGACCCGCTCAGGGTGCCTCCGAACCGGGTGCACGGGCTGCTCGTCGTCTCCGACACGTCGATCGCCAAGGCCGATGCCCGGCTGAAGCAGCTGATCCGCGGCAGCAGGGCGATCGACGACGTCGGTCACTCCATCACGATCTTCCGGCGGCCCTAA
- a CDS encoding ATP-dependent DNA ligase: protein MRLPLIAPMLACPGTLPPAGQDAQWAYETKQDGQRVVVYLPGDGGLELRARSGEVITGAYPELRPLGGALGATTAVLDGEVVALDERGRGDFQRLQSRMGLAHSPALAARRAVQIPVHLVLFDVMFLRGERLLALPYARRRQLLEGLALAGAYWSTPGAIVGHGARALEATREAGLEGLVCKRLDSVYEPGVRSRFWIKIRNVRAVDVIVGGWLPGQGRLRGLPGALLVGQRAEAGRLRYVGRVGTGWSEGERAELARLLEAVKTSRCPFERDPRVAGARWVLPRLVGEVRYNTRTRSGLLRQASWLRLRPDLAPEDAAADLP, encoded by the coding sequence GTGAGACTGCCGCTGATCGCCCCCATGCTCGCCTGCCCCGGCACTCTGCCGCCCGCCGGGCAGGACGCGCAGTGGGCGTACGAGACGAAACAGGACGGCCAGCGGGTGGTGGTCTATCTGCCCGGCGACGGCGGTCTTGAGCTACGGGCCCGCTCGGGCGAGGTGATCACCGGCGCGTACCCCGAACTGCGGCCGCTGGGCGGCGCCCTGGGCGCCACGACCGCCGTGCTGGACGGCGAGGTGGTGGCGCTCGACGAGCGGGGGCGCGGTGACTTCCAGCGGCTGCAGTCCCGGATGGGCCTCGCCCACTCCCCCGCCCTGGCGGCGCGCCGCGCGGTGCAGATCCCGGTGCACCTGGTGCTGTTCGACGTCATGTTCCTGCGCGGCGAGCGCCTTCTGGCGCTTCCCTACGCCCGGCGGCGGCAGCTGCTGGAGGGGCTGGCGCTGGCCGGTGCGTACTGGTCGACGCCGGGGGCGATCGTCGGCCACGGGGCGCGGGCGCTGGAGGCGACCCGGGAGGCGGGTCTGGAGGGGCTGGTGTGCAAGCGGCTCGACTCGGTCTACGAGCCGGGGGTGCGGTCCCGTTTCTGGATCAAGATCCGCAACGTGCGAGCCGTCGATGTGATCGTCGGCGGCTGGCTGCCCGGCCAGGGACGGCTGCGGGGACTGCCCGGGGCGCTGCTGGTGGGGCAGCGGGCCGAGGCCGGGCGGCTGCGCTACGTCGGGCGGGTGGGCACCGGCTGGAGCGAGGGCGAGCGGGCCGAACTCGCCCGGCTGCTGGAGGCGGTGAAGACCTCTCGGTGTCCGTTCGAACGGGATCCACGGGTGGCGGGGGCCCGCTGGGTCCTGCCGAGACTCGTCGGCGAGGTCCGCTACAACACACGCACCCGGTCGGGGCTGCTCCGACAGGCCTCATGGCTGCGGCTGCGCCCGGACCTGGCGCCGGAGGACGCGGCGGCCGACCTGCCCTGA
- a CDS encoding DUF6479 family protein — translation MNTVGFAIQAAARDDRVASQWMLSVFFILVGVIVAGALVWAVRLGMSVRDREPAPPRPDEHPRLPDGGPVLEEREVREPEEMPIAGQESDRLMPYQLHHAASKRCDDQHRKRWHPGSSGGFGSGGPGHV, via the coding sequence ATGAATACGGTGGGCTTTGCAATACAGGCTGCTGCTCGCGACGACCGCGTTGCTTCCCAGTGGATGCTCAGCGTGTTCTTCATTCTCGTGGGCGTGATCGTCGCCGGAGCGCTGGTCTGGGCGGTCCGGCTCGGCATGTCCGTCCGCGACCGGGAACCCGCACCGCCCCGCCCCGATGAGCATCCGCGCCTGCCCGACGGCGGGCCGGTCCTGGAGGAGCGCGAGGTCCGGGAGCCCGAGGAGATGCCGATCGCGGGACAGGAGAGCGACCGGCTCATGCCCTACCAGCTCCACCATGCGGCGTCCAAGCGGTGCGACGATCAGCACCGCAAGCGCTGGCATCCGGGTTCCAGCGGCGGCTTCGGCAGCGGCGGCCCCGGCCACGTGTGA